Proteins encoded in a region of the Xiphophorus couchianus chromosome 11, X_couchianus-1.0, whole genome shotgun sequence genome:
- the uimc1 gene encoding uncharacterized protein uimc1 isoform X1 → MRGRGRHSSSPSSATQQQSRMALRKKLAQNVSSDSQQDENTQEDIASTDTESRDEFSSLLRSTSLAREKRRRERKNHSRRKEMTEDEEMDLALQLSKQEASNTALRQQQEDENVMKAIQESMVNQTQPGLKSPNKHLLDGVPQSTGSRRKLSYSNGERMPEEGGMNSGAVGPGDEIITRRKKRRKQAGSPLMGIPELSQTQKVSSENSPSITEPVSAHLDSPQSSDSTDIEDSQLQMSPVFPLTGCRADVHVSRLNLDVVEACKSSGFVLYSQDSLISTQKSAQPRSPVFPQSNPIFCPKSPVFPGDDMGRERHLEQSPTFVKSPVFGRTADCSNHPACENTELSFSSQESSNPTVRSGSPQSPVFHKSPSGQSSFCKDPRRGQVERRDERSTSPAELQRTDQQLRASDRDQSPSGCRKDIKSGGCPTAECNRHSPKSEEVNENCEGWTSAETELTSDMTLIWSEQEEDDITPVGSLSPVFPEEKAAVPADNQLGSSPNHVLTASQEPSGPDCSLKPQKCSSQPPTSALHPVSRQEEVRRASPQRGEPSDRQTIHYYWGVPFCPRGLDPDTYTKVIMAQMEVYEKSLKEAQRGLLRKAEWGEAIQSEPQNSISPEASAGSPQPCVSRRRGLRLRGSKRSEVADFLPEEEEERKDEGEEEQQEEEGNKESDEVQMDTDDCEVCPETQLSDNNSTKDLSLGADAETQVSPLLEPSQKDPELPEIKMILRDDSPIRDESQEPEPNMKNSKIEGNVSGPGEDAGGQTARRVKKVKSRKNPEVEKMEDRSLQRSECLELEASIIPHSPEASVDCPICQGSFPVNEIEMHAAYCDGEVAMVDQRRPESQGFLDLLKPRRKRMKRTEVVSEETTQPSDICRNQEKCYICQKSVPLRDYSRHTELCLQRGTVSRRGSLLSALEKTESRDSGAGTSGAKPQPEAVIDLRDDDEEDEEVSAYRISNSPIRSFTPISEATGCLIDFRKQQRPKKPSQKRR, encoded by the exons atgagaggaagaggaagacacTCTTCATCACCGTCGTCAG CGACACAGCAGCAGAGCAGGATGGCTCTGAGGAAGAAGCTGGCTCAGAACGTTTCCTCTGATAGCCAACAGGATGAAAACACCCAGGAGGACATAGCTTCTACCGACACAGAAAGCAGG GATGAGTTCTCGTCTTTGCTTCGGTCAACATCATTAGCACGAGAGAAACGCCGAAGGGAGAGGAAGAACCACTCCAGACGAAAAG AGATGACTGAGGATGAGGAGATGGACCTGGCGCTACAACTCAGCAAACAGGAAGCCAGCAACACAGCACTGAGACAGCAGCAGGAGGATGAGAATGTGATGAAGGCCATTCAGGAGAGC ATGGTCAACCAGACACAACCTGGTCTGAAGTCTCCAAATAAACATCTGCTTGATGGCGTCCCCCAGAGCACCGGCTCTCGACGAAAACTCTCATACTCTAACGGGGAGAGGATGCCAGAGGAGGGTGGCATGAACTCAG gagcTGTTGGACCAGGAGATGAAATTATTACCAGGAGAAAGAAGCGGAGAAAACAAGCTGGCAGTCCTCTAATGGGAATACCAGAATTGTCACAGACTCAGAAAGTTTCCTCTGAGAATTCTCCCAGTATCACAGAACCGGTCTCCGCTCATCTGGACTCTCCGCAG AGCTCCGACTCAACGGATATTGAAGACTCCCAGCTCCAGATGTCTCCAGTCTTCCCGCTGACCGGCTGCAGAGCGGATGTTCATGTCAGTCGCCTCAACCTGGATGTAGTGGAAGCCTGCAAGAGCTCTGGGTTTGTCTTGTATTCTCAGGACAGTTTGATTTCCACTCAAAAATCTGCTCAGCCCAGAAGCCCCGTGTTCCCCCAGAGTAACCCCATATTCTGTCCCAAAAGTCCTGTGTTCCCAGGAGATGACATGGGCCGTGAAAGACACCTGGAGCAGAGCCCCACATTTGTTAAGAGTCCAGTTTTTGGCAGGACTGCTGACTGCTCTAATCATCCTGCCTGTGAAAATACAGAGCTCAGCTTCTCCTCTCAGGAGAGTTCAAATCCCACTGTGAGGTCTGGCTCCCCCCAGAGCCCTGTGTTCCATAAAAGCCCCTCAGGACAGTCTTCATTCTGTAAAGATCCCCGCCGAGGGCAGGTGGAGCGGAGAGATGAGCGGTCAACAAGCCCCGCTGAACTGCAAAGGACCGACCAGCAGCTCCGAGCTTCTGACCGTGACCAGAGTCCTTCTGGCTGCAGGaag GACATAAAGTCTGGCGGCTGTCCAACTGCCGAGTGCAACAGACATTCGCCGAAGTCAG AAGAGGTGAATGAAAACTGCGAAGGCTGGACTTCTGCAGAGACGGAGCTGACAAGCGACATGACGCTGATCTGGTcagaacaggaggaagatgataTTACG CCTGTTGGTTCTCTCAGCCCAGTCTTCCCTGAGGAGAAAGCTGCTGTTCCAGCAGACAATCAGTTGGGATCATCCCCGAATCATGTATTGACGGCTTCCCAAGAACCGTCCGGGCCAGACTGCAG CCTGAAACCCCAGAAATGTTCGTCACAGCCACCCACCTCGGCCTTGCATCCTGTGAGCAGACAGGAGGAGGTCCGCAGGGCGTCGCCCCAGCGTGGGGAGCCTTCAGACAGACAGACCATCCACTACTACTGGGGGGTTCCCTTCTGTCCAAGAGGCCTGGACCCAGACACGTACACCAAG GTGATCATGGCTCAGATGGAGGTTTATGAGAAGAGTCTGAAAGAGGCTCAAAGGGGTCTGCTGAGGAAGGCTGAGTGGGGGGAGGCCATCCAGTCGGAGCCACAG aatTCCATATCCCCTGAAGCATCAGCTGGATCACCTCAGCCTTGTGTTTCTCGAAG GAGAGGTCTAAGACTGAGAGGCAGCAAAAGGAGCGAAGTTGCTGATTTTCTTccagaagaggaagaggagagaaaagatGAAGGAGAAGAGGAGCAGCAAGAGGAAGAGGGGAACAAGGAGAGTGATGAAGTGCAGATGGACACTGATGACTGTGAGGTTTGTCCAG aaactcaaCTGAGTGACAACAACAGCACAAAAGACCTGAGCTTGGGTGCTGATGCGGAAACACAGGTCAGCCCCCTGCTAGAA CCTTCACAGAAAGATCCTGAGCTGCCTGAGATCAAGATGATCCTCAGAGATGATTCTCCGATCAGAGACGAGTCTCAGGAGCCAGAACcaaatatgaaaa ACTCAAAAATAGAGGGAAACGTCTCAGGTCCCGGCGAAGATGCCGGAGGACAGACTGCACGAAGGGTAAAGAAAGTCAAGAGCAGAAAGAATCCAGAGGTGGAGAAGATGGAGGACCGAAGTCTTCAGAGATCAGAATGTCTTGAACTGGAAGCATCCATCATCCCTCACAGCCCTGAAGCCTCTGTCGACTGTCCCATCTGTCAGGGATCGTTTCCCGTGAATGAGATTGAGATGCATGCGGCGTACTGTGATGGAGAGGTGGCCATGGTCGACCAGAGGAGGCCTGAAAGTCAAGGTTTTCTAG ATTTACTGAAACCTCGTAGGAAGAGAATGAAGAGAACAGAGGTGGTATCGGAGGAAACCACCCAACCCTCTGATATTTGCAG GAACCAGGAGAAATGCTACATCTGTCAGAAATCTGTTCCTCTAAGAGATTACAGCCGACATACAGAGCTCTGCCTTCAGCGTGGGACAGTGAGCAGG AGGGGAAGTCTGTTGTCGGctctggagaaaacagaaagcagagacTCAG GTGCTGGAACATCAGGAGCCAAACCCCAACCTGA AGCAGTTATCGATCTGCGGGAcgatgatgaggaggatgaggaggttTCAGCGTACAGAATCAGTAACTCTCCCATCAGATCCTTCACTCCC
- the uimc1 gene encoding uncharacterized protein uimc1 isoform X5 has protein sequence MRGRGRHSSSPSSATQQQSRMALRKKLAQNVSSDSQQDENTQEDIASTDTESRDEFSSLLRSTSLAREKRRRERKNHSRRKEMTEDEEMDLALQLSKQEASNTALRQQQEDENVMKAIQESMVNQTQPGLKSPNKHLLDGVPQSTGSRRKLSYSNGERMPEEGGMNSGAVGPGDEIITRRKKRRKQAGSPLMGIPELSQTQKVSSENSPSITEPVSAHLDSPQSSDSTDIEDSQLQMSPVFPLTGCRADVHVSRLNLDVVEACKSSGFVLYSQDSLISTQKSAQPRSPVFPQSNPIFCPKSPVFPGDDMGRERHLEQSPTFVKSPVFGRTADCSNHPACENTELSFSSQESSNPTVRSGSPQSPVFHKSPSGQSSFCKDPRRGQVERRDERSTSPAELQRTDQQLRASDRDQSPSGCRKDIKSGGCPTAECNRHSPKSEEVNENCEGWTSAETELTSDMTLIWSEQEEDDITPVGSLSPVFPEEKAAVPADNQLGSSPNHVLTASQEPSGPDCSLKPQKCSSQPPTSALHPVSRQEEVRRASPQRGEPSDRQTIHYYWGVPFCPRGLDPDTYTKVIMAQMEVYEKSLKEAQRGLLRKAEWGEAIQSEPQNSISPEASAGSPQPCVSRRRGLRLRGSKRSEVADFLPEEEEERKDEGEEEQQEEEGNKESDEVQMDTDDCEVCPETQLSDNNSTKDLSLGADAETQVSPLLEPSQKDPELPEIKMILRDDSPIRDESQEPEPNMKNSKIEGNVSGPGEDAGGQTARRVKKVKSRKNPEVEKMEDRSLQRSECLELEASIIPHSPEASVDCPICQGSFPVNEIEMHAAYCDGEVAMVDQRRPESQGFLDLLKPRRKRMKRTEVVSEETTQPSDICRNQEKCYICQKSVPLRDYSRHTELCLQRGTVSRRGSLLSALEKTESRDSGAGTSGAKPQPDYRSAGR, from the exons atgagaggaagaggaagacacTCTTCATCACCGTCGTCAG CGACACAGCAGCAGAGCAGGATGGCTCTGAGGAAGAAGCTGGCTCAGAACGTTTCCTCTGATAGCCAACAGGATGAAAACACCCAGGAGGACATAGCTTCTACCGACACAGAAAGCAGG GATGAGTTCTCGTCTTTGCTTCGGTCAACATCATTAGCACGAGAGAAACGCCGAAGGGAGAGGAAGAACCACTCCAGACGAAAAG AGATGACTGAGGATGAGGAGATGGACCTGGCGCTACAACTCAGCAAACAGGAAGCCAGCAACACAGCACTGAGACAGCAGCAGGAGGATGAGAATGTGATGAAGGCCATTCAGGAGAGC ATGGTCAACCAGACACAACCTGGTCTGAAGTCTCCAAATAAACATCTGCTTGATGGCGTCCCCCAGAGCACCGGCTCTCGACGAAAACTCTCATACTCTAACGGGGAGAGGATGCCAGAGGAGGGTGGCATGAACTCAG gagcTGTTGGACCAGGAGATGAAATTATTACCAGGAGAAAGAAGCGGAGAAAACAAGCTGGCAGTCCTCTAATGGGAATACCAGAATTGTCACAGACTCAGAAAGTTTCCTCTGAGAATTCTCCCAGTATCACAGAACCGGTCTCCGCTCATCTGGACTCTCCGCAG AGCTCCGACTCAACGGATATTGAAGACTCCCAGCTCCAGATGTCTCCAGTCTTCCCGCTGACCGGCTGCAGAGCGGATGTTCATGTCAGTCGCCTCAACCTGGATGTAGTGGAAGCCTGCAAGAGCTCTGGGTTTGTCTTGTATTCTCAGGACAGTTTGATTTCCACTCAAAAATCTGCTCAGCCCAGAAGCCCCGTGTTCCCCCAGAGTAACCCCATATTCTGTCCCAAAAGTCCTGTGTTCCCAGGAGATGACATGGGCCGTGAAAGACACCTGGAGCAGAGCCCCACATTTGTTAAGAGTCCAGTTTTTGGCAGGACTGCTGACTGCTCTAATCATCCTGCCTGTGAAAATACAGAGCTCAGCTTCTCCTCTCAGGAGAGTTCAAATCCCACTGTGAGGTCTGGCTCCCCCCAGAGCCCTGTGTTCCATAAAAGCCCCTCAGGACAGTCTTCATTCTGTAAAGATCCCCGCCGAGGGCAGGTGGAGCGGAGAGATGAGCGGTCAACAAGCCCCGCTGAACTGCAAAGGACCGACCAGCAGCTCCGAGCTTCTGACCGTGACCAGAGTCCTTCTGGCTGCAGGaag GACATAAAGTCTGGCGGCTGTCCAACTGCCGAGTGCAACAGACATTCGCCGAAGTCAG AAGAGGTGAATGAAAACTGCGAAGGCTGGACTTCTGCAGAGACGGAGCTGACAAGCGACATGACGCTGATCTGGTcagaacaggaggaagatgataTTACG CCTGTTGGTTCTCTCAGCCCAGTCTTCCCTGAGGAGAAAGCTGCTGTTCCAGCAGACAATCAGTTGGGATCATCCCCGAATCATGTATTGACGGCTTCCCAAGAACCGTCCGGGCCAGACTGCAG CCTGAAACCCCAGAAATGTTCGTCACAGCCACCCACCTCGGCCTTGCATCCTGTGAGCAGACAGGAGGAGGTCCGCAGGGCGTCGCCCCAGCGTGGGGAGCCTTCAGACAGACAGACCATCCACTACTACTGGGGGGTTCCCTTCTGTCCAAGAGGCCTGGACCCAGACACGTACACCAAG GTGATCATGGCTCAGATGGAGGTTTATGAGAAGAGTCTGAAAGAGGCTCAAAGGGGTCTGCTGAGGAAGGCTGAGTGGGGGGAGGCCATCCAGTCGGAGCCACAG aatTCCATATCCCCTGAAGCATCAGCTGGATCACCTCAGCCTTGTGTTTCTCGAAG GAGAGGTCTAAGACTGAGAGGCAGCAAAAGGAGCGAAGTTGCTGATTTTCTTccagaagaggaagaggagagaaaagatGAAGGAGAAGAGGAGCAGCAAGAGGAAGAGGGGAACAAGGAGAGTGATGAAGTGCAGATGGACACTGATGACTGTGAGGTTTGTCCAG aaactcaaCTGAGTGACAACAACAGCACAAAAGACCTGAGCTTGGGTGCTGATGCGGAAACACAGGTCAGCCCCCTGCTAGAA CCTTCACAGAAAGATCCTGAGCTGCCTGAGATCAAGATGATCCTCAGAGATGATTCTCCGATCAGAGACGAGTCTCAGGAGCCAGAACcaaatatgaaaa ACTCAAAAATAGAGGGAAACGTCTCAGGTCCCGGCGAAGATGCCGGAGGACAGACTGCACGAAGGGTAAAGAAAGTCAAGAGCAGAAAGAATCCAGAGGTGGAGAAGATGGAGGACCGAAGTCTTCAGAGATCAGAATGTCTTGAACTGGAAGCATCCATCATCCCTCACAGCCCTGAAGCCTCTGTCGACTGTCCCATCTGTCAGGGATCGTTTCCCGTGAATGAGATTGAGATGCATGCGGCGTACTGTGATGGAGAGGTGGCCATGGTCGACCAGAGGAGGCCTGAAAGTCAAGGTTTTCTAG ATTTACTGAAACCTCGTAGGAAGAGAATGAAGAGAACAGAGGTGGTATCGGAGGAAACCACCCAACCCTCTGATATTTGCAG GAACCAGGAGAAATGCTACATCTGTCAGAAATCTGTTCCTCTAAGAGATTACAGCCGACATACAGAGCTCTGCCTTCAGCGTGGGACAGTGAGCAGG AGGGGAAGTCTGTTGTCGGctctggagaaaacagaaagcagagacTCAG GTGCTGGAACATCAGGAGCCAAACCCCAACCTGA TTATCGATCTGCGGGAcgatga